Genomic DNA from Eschrichtius robustus isolate mEscRob2 chromosome 4, mEscRob2.pri, whole genome shotgun sequence:
TGCCTCACATGCACATCACCTTAGTTTACCCTCGGGAATCTTGAGAGGGAGGTGTTCAGGGACCAGGAGCGGTGCTGCACCCCACTGCCCAGTGAGTATGGGCAAGGCAGGAGTGCGGGCCCAGATACATTGCCCCCGGCCATCTCCCAACTGTGAGAAGTGACAGTTACTCGAGAGTAAACTCCCTGAGGGTAGGGAGCTCATCTCTGCGGGTGTCCTGCCTGGCCGTCGGGGGCCCTGCCCATTtgctgagtgagtgagtgagaagTACACAAGTGAATGGTCGTGTGTCTGGAGGACCGCTTATTGAACGTCTCCTGAAAAGTGCCCGGCTCCGTGTGTGCGCCCCCCGGTGTTCAGATTTGGATACCATAACTTGAATTTTAGAGTGCTCCTGTGGTTTGCAGAGCAGCTTCTCATGTTGGTTTGGTATTGGGAGGTAAGTGGGTATTACCCATCTTACAGCTGAGAAAAGCAGTTCATGAGTTAAGCGGTAGAATGTCAGTGTTTTTTCACCTACGGCATTGTTTCCCCTTAGGTTGTCACTAAAATATGAGTATAATGTACTGCAGGCTCTCAGTATTCTTGAATGCCCTTGTGGATATGGTATACTGTTAAAATATGATTAATAAAATTATCTAGTACTTAATATCATAGTtgggaaaatggataaaatttctCATTAACAGCACCAAATTGACACTTCAGAATGCCTGCCAGGAGATGACAGGGTCCAGTGCTGCTTCTGACACCCCTTTTTGTTGCTCAGTTTACTATTATGATAACCCAGTGTGGTCTaatgatttttttgaaaaaatacaatTATGATGCTGCAGGAATCAAGGAAGGAAGACAGAAGCGGGGTCGGTAGAGCTTGCTCTTGTGTGCAGGGTTAAGGACTAAGCGTGTTGTCtattttccatttatatatgAGAGCAAATGTATATACTTCTAAGCTGCATTACTATCCGGAACAGCTAAATTTTACAGTTGCTTGGAAGTGATTTCCAAGACAAAGCGTAAAAAGTAACATCTGCTGACTATTGTAATGAGCGCTCTGTGGAGAATGGTAGGTGGCCCGCCGTTGCAGAGGATCGAGCAGAGTCGAATAAGCAATCCCTAGGGCTTGGTGTTCTGCCCTGGAGACTGGCACCGGCTTTAGAAACACAGTGACACAGGCTTGCTGTACAGACCAGCGTGCAGCCGCGAGTCAGCTGACACCGGTGTTAGGTTCATGGTCTGGAGGAAGTGGAATAAAACGGCCATACTCATCACACCTTGAACATTATGGTAAGCAGAGTCTTTCCGATGGAATTGTGTAGTCAGAGTTGTGCTTATGACTAATATCTGCCATGGTTTTTAGGAGTTTTTAAGGAAAGGACAGCTCTCCTCTGGcccatttccctttcttcttttgtcctGTCTCCTGTTAAAAGCTGTGATATGATGTGGATAGACTGTAACTATCAATGTTTACAATTAGCTGTTTTCATTGTAATCTTTCTTGCTGCTCAAACTGTGTAACTGCGGTTTCTTGTTGAGGATATCTGTAATACTTTGCTGAGTCATTTTGGGTGAAGTGAATGGGGTAGCGTCTATTTTTAGCCCCTCAAGGCCCTGTGAGGAGGACAGGAGGCAGAGTCCTGTGCGTCTGTTTgggttgtgaccacctagagagacTCGATTCCAATTTAAATAGGGCTTTCAGCCACTGAATAAGTAAAAAGTTCCTAGGAAATAACACGGTCACTTTTTTTGTACCttataaaagatttttctttcctcctgtgagaaatagagaattttaaaagtttaaaagtctACGTAGTAAAAGATTTGCTTATGCCTGTTTCCATCATTCGTTTTTCTTTAGAGTTTGGCTCTTATTCTTTTTCTCCCAATTTCAGACTCTTCCATGCACTCTCCTTAAATTTTACCCCAGTTCTGTACAGAGGCTAATACCCTATTCATGACCCTTAAAGTAAAGCTTTCACATTTGCTTGCAGTAATGACATATGTTTTCCACCTGCTCTGTTTGTTCCAGTCATGAGTGTtcactttaagagaaaaaaaaagtcacctgttTTCTTTAGACCATGTACTCCCAGAGGATCACGAGGAgatttttgtgattttaatttgtattgagTCTCGTACAAGCCCTTGCTCGTACAGATATTGAATAATGGTTTTGGTAGTGACTGACTTTTAACCGTAAGATGGGCATTTAGGTCCTTAGGCTCCCCCGTGAGCAAGATGCTGTATCCCTGGGAAGACAGAAGCCTCTCTGGGAGGTACATtagtattttcacattttatcaGTAAGTGCTGGTGAATATACTTTATTAGTAAAATATGTATACTAAATTGAATCTAGAAACCTAAAGTTTTTAAACTCTTGTGTTCATTTAAATATTGATAATGTGTTTCTTTTGAAACATGGAAGATTTGTAAAGCTTTTATATTAAGACAAAAGTATACAAATACCTGACTCTTACATACCTGGCAGTAAACTATGTGCATTTCTGTTCCCACGCAGAGCTCTGGTATCGAGACTTTAGTGGAGGAGCTCTGCTCCAGGCTGAAGGACCTGCAGAGCCAGCAAGGTGAGAGTGCCGCCTCCAAGGGCTATCCACGCACAGGGGGGTGGAGTCACCAGATCTTAGaattgatcagaaaggaaaggcaACAGGAGCAATGTCTTTGTATTCAGTGTGTCACCAGGCCAGTGTCACGCTCTTTGTCTTTAGCTGTGAGTGGCTTCTGGGTCATTCCATAGCCATCACTGGTCGATAGATCCCTGCCCTCAAAGGGATGACTTAATCCACAAGTGCCCTCGTGGAAAGGAGACGTTTCATTGTGTTTGTCTtcaaactgaagctcagggatCTGGAGCAATAATCTCTTATCTTTCCcatccttctcctcccccccaccccccaagttaATATTTGCCTGTTGACATCAAGGCCTGCAAAGGTGTCAACTAATTATTTTAGGTTTGGAAGGAACTTTTGCCTTGACTCTTGAAGTTCTTGGAAAGGCAGGCTTGACAAGCTCATTAAGTCATTTTGATTCGTGAACCCTCAGAGCTTCTTTTCTCAACTTTCCTGCAAGCCCATAGAATAAGAGTGACCTATTAAAGTTAAGGATCTTTATTTTACATGTCCTCTTCATGGTCATTTTGCTGCCCACCAAGCCTTGAGCCTTCTTTTTAATAAGGGCACAATTTATTTGTTCTAATCTGAGGGCAGTATCATGAGCTAAGCTAAGAGTAGAGCCCTCTGCTTCTATTTTAGTTGAAACCCAGCCCTCACCTAGATGTTAAGTAACAGAGAGCTAACTGTAATAACTTTCTTTACAGATTAGTGTTAGTCAAGATGAGGCAGTATGAAGTCGGTGAGTGCAGAGttttgtgagaaaatatttttggaatctaAACAGGTGTTCTCTCCTTCTGGTGTAATTAGTAAGTACCCAGGGAATTTCAGTCTCTTAATTAAGTGCCTCTAGAGCCTCTGTCAGTGATGAGGTGAACCTCTCTCCGTTCTCAGCCCAACGTTAATGTGGTTTAGCCAGAGAGTTTCCTCTGGCACACTGAAGAAatagatttttattaaaaagataaactgGTGTAGCATTCTTTTAAAGCCACAAAAGCCTATGTAATTTCTGATTAaatttacttaagaaaaaaacaggagCATTTATTAACTAAATATAAGACAAATCTTTCTGAATTTTTGTTTCATAACAGAAGAGAAGATTCACAAAAAGTTAGAGGGGTCTCCCTCTCCAGAGGCAGAATTATCCCCTACAGCAAAGGATCAAGTGGAAATGTATGTAAGATTGTATTCAGTAATAAAGCGTGCATTTGTTAAAATCAGACTAATAACTGCTACATGGtttacagttttttgtttgtcaTATTCTATTTAGTTTGATATTTTATAACTCaggaatttattgagcacttactgtgtgcttgACGCTGAGAATTCAAAGGTGAATAAGAGGTCTTATCTTCTTCACGCATATTGAATCAATATTTGTGAAATTCACGAATGACGCAAACAAGGCCATTTATGGTCCATTCATATAGGACTTTTGAAATTCACGCCAGTCCTTTGAGACAGCTGTAAGCAATTAGGCTTGTCCTTGTTTTATACACAAGGAAGCCAAGTTCCCATTGCTGATTACAGAGGGAACTGGGCAAGTCATTGACCTTGTTGGACTTGTTTCCTAAAGatgcttttctgtctttctttgtaGATGGTTTGTATTTAAATTGACTGCATTGTAAGGAGACTTCcttattatacattttatttgaatCTTCTCAACTTCTAAATCTGAAGGGAAAAAGAGTACTTAGTTGGTTGTGTTGCTGTGCTGTCCAGCACGGTAGCCGTAGCCGTGTGCGGCTGTTGGCCGTTTGCGACATGGCTGTTTCAGGTTGAGAGGTGCCGTGTGTGTCGTACCCATCAACGTTCAAAGacttcatttaaaaagaatgtaaaacactATATTGATAGTTTTTACTGTTGATTACATGTGAAATGATAATGTGGATATATTTggttatgtaaaatatattattggaattaatttcactttcttctttcgCATTTAATGGGATTCCTAGAACATTAAAAAGTACTTCTGAAGCTCataatatatttctgttggacagctCTGGTCTAGACTGAAAAGGAGAGTCAAGTATAGGCCCTTTGAACACCCGGCCTTTTATCACTTCATGTGTGACCTTGACTTGCCTCCAGAATGACAGTCCCCACTTTGGTAGCCATCCTGACTCTCGAGTCTTCCTTTGTCAGTCTGTCTTGCTGTGAAATCTTCAGTGGCTACCAGTTTCCTAGCAAACTGAAAACCCTTCTTTCCTGTTTTCAAGCCCTCTGAAGCCAGCCTCCCTGGTTTTCCGGCCCTGGGTTCCCAATGGTTGCTGGTCTAATGAGGCACCGCATCTTCGTGTCCTCACACAGGTTCCCACGCCTCACAGTTATACTCACCAGACCGCTGCGCATCTGGCACGTCAAGGCTCAGCTGTGGTCCGCTTTGTCTGATTGTTCTAGGCCTCACCAGCATCCCCTTTTCTGAACACTTGAATTCCAAGAAACCTGCCATTTCTGAGGGTCTGCTTAATGCTGGGCATTGCACTTGCCTCCTGAGAAAAGATTCGATAACAACAGTCACTGAAGGTGTCGTTCTGACTCATTTCGCATGTTAATTCCTTTACTCCTCACAACTCTGTGAGATAGATACTATAATTACTCCGTTTTCTAggccacagagaggttaaggatcgtgcctaaggtcacacagctaggaaatagCAGAGTGAGGATTCAGACTCAGGGAGTGCGGCTCAGAGCTCATGCTCTCGACTGCTTTGCTCTCCAGCTTTTCACCTACATCTGTTTCCAGTGCTCATAGCAGCCTTGTGAGGTAAGTCATAGTATCAccatcttacaggtgaggaaagggaCCAAGACATTACATGATTAGCTTAAAGTCACAAGCATAGTAAATGACTGAGCTGAGATTCAAATTCAGATATTTCGTATCaaaatattacattctttcccctGTATTAATTTGTAACTAGTGACTTACGAAAATCCAAATTTTAAAGATCAAAGTCAACTTAAcgtattttctaaatattcctaTAGTGCTTTTCTCACTGCTGAACGTAAGGGTGCTTGATCCATAGAActaaatataaagtatattttacggtattattaatttttaaaaagttactcatTCACGGGTGACGTAAACACTGACTCTATTGAAATGAAATATCCCATTTCTCCGATTGGTGATGTTGTTTTTACTATACCTGATACGTCTGAGCGCCCACTTTTGAATTCTCTACTTGCTTTTCAGGTACTATGAAGCATTTCCACCACTTTCTGAGAAACCAGTTTGCCTGCAAGAAATCCTGACTGTATGGAACAAGTCTGCAGTCTGTTCTTACCCTAGCTCTTCTTCATCGTCCACAGCCCCACCAGCTAGCACAGACACGTCCTCCCCGAAGGACTGCAACAGCGAAGGTGAGCTCATCAAGGAGAGAAGCAGCGACATGCCCACCACCGTGCACGAGAAAACCCAGAGCAAGAGTCAAAACGAGAAGGAGAACAAATTTAGGAATGGCACAGGTGAAGAAAGGCCGGCTTTGTACAAAAAGCAAATCCGACATAAGCCTGAAGGAAAGATGCGCCCTCGCTCCTGGTCTTCCGGCTCCAGCGAAGGAGGCTCGAGCTCAAGTGGTAATCAGGGAGAGTTAAAAGCATCCATGAAGTGTGTGAAAGTGAGACACAAGGCACGAGAAATCCGAAACAGAAAAGGGCGGAATGGGCAGAGCAGGCTTTCACTGAAGCATGGCGAAAAGGCGGAAAGAAGCATGCATGctggaagcagcagcagcagcagtggttCCATCAAACAGCTGTGCAAGCGGGGTAAAAGGCCGCTGAAGGAGATGGGCAGGAAAGACGCCGGGAGCACTGAAGGAAGAGACCTGCACCTGGAGAGCAGAACCGACAGAGAGTACAAAGAGGAGCCGTTGTGGTATACCGAACCGATTGCTgagtattttgttcctttgagCAGAAAAAGTAAACTAGAGACCACATACCGAAACAGGCAAGATACAAGCGATCTGACCTCAGAAGCAGTAGAAGAATTGTCTGAATCAGTGCATGGTCTTTGTATCAGCAACAATAATATTCATAAAACATACCTCGCAGCAGGTACTTTCATTGATGGTCATTTTGTAGAAATGCCTGCAGTTATAAATGAGGACATTGACCTCACTGGGACCTCATTCTGTTCTCTGCCGGAGGACAACAAATACTTGGATGATATTCATCTATCAGAATTAACGCACTTCTATGAAGTGGATATTGACCAATCCATGTTGGATCCTGGTGCCTCAGAAACAATGCAAGGAGAAAGTCGGATTTTGAATATGATTCgacaaaaaagcaaagagaaaacagattttGAGGCAGAATGTTGCATAGTGTTAGATGGAATGGAGTTGCAAGGGGAACGTGCAATATGGACAGATTCTACTAGCTCTGTGGGCGCTGAGGGTTTATTCCTGCAAGACCTTGGCAGTCTGGCTCAGTTCTGGGAGTGCTGTTCATCCAGCTCTGGCGATGCCGACGGAGAGAGTTTTGGAGGAGATTCTCCAATTAGACTCTCCCCGATCTTAGACAGCACAGTGCTCAATCCGCATTTGCTTGCTGGCAATCAAGAGCTCTTCTCAGATATTAATGAAGGATCTGGTATAAACTCTTGTTTTTCAGTGTTTGAAGTGCAATGCAGTAATTctgttttaccattttcttttgaaACACTCAACTTGGGAAATGAAAATACAGATTCTAGTGCTAATGTGCTTGGAAAAACACAGTCTAGATTACTAATATGGACCAAAAATAGTGCCTTTGAAGAAAATGAACACTGTTCTAATCTTTCAACAAGAACTTGTAGTCCATGGTCCCATTCAGAAGAAACACGTTCAGACAATGAGACATTAAACATTCAGTTTGAAGAATCCACACAGTTTAATGCAGACGATATGAATTATGTAGTTCCTAGAGTCTCGTCAAATTATGTAGATGAAGAACTTCTAGATTTTTTGCAAGATGAAACTTGCCAGCAAAACAGTAGAACTTTAGGAGAAATTCCGACATTAGTTttccaaaaaaaatctaaactagAATCTGTCTGTGGTATTCAGCtagaacaaaaaacagaaaacaaaacctttGAAACTACGCAAGTATGTAGTGAAAGCAGCCCACGTGGAGATGGCTACAGCTCAGGGGTTATTAAAGACATTTGGACAAAGATGGCAGATAGAAATTCTGTAGCTGTGGTGGAAGTAGAAAGGATTGATGATGAGTTGTTTTCGACAGATGTAAATAACTGCTGCTGCTGTTTGGACGCTGAAGCTAAAATGGAGCCCCTCCAGGAGCCTAATAAGGCTGTGCAGAGATCCGAATATCGTCTGTGGGAGGGACAGAAAGAGAACCCAGAGAAAAGAGCTTTTGTTTCTGGTGAGCTATCaaaggtggatggtggtgattaCACTACCCCCTCTAAACCTTGGGATGTGGCCCAAGATAAAGAGAACTCATTCATTCTCGGAGGAGTTTATGGAGAGCTCAAAACCTTTAATAGCGATGGGGAATGGGCAGTAGTACCACCCGGTCACACAAAAGGAAGTTTGTTACAGTGTGCAGCTTCTGACGTGGTGACAATAGCTGGTACAGATGTCTTTATGACCCCAGGAAACAGTTTTGCTCCTGGTCACAGGCAGTTATGGAAACCCTTCGTGTCATTTGAACAGAATGACCAGCCGAAGAGTGGGGAAAATGGATTGAATAAGGGGTTTTCTTTTATCTTCCATGAAGACTTATTAGGAGCTTGTGGTAACTTTCAAGTTGAAGATCCTGGACTTGAATATTCATTCTCTTCCTTTGACTTAAGCAATCCATTTTCACAAGTTCTTCATGTAGAATGTTCATTTGAACCCGAAGGGATTGCATCTTTCAGTCCTAGTTTTAAACCGAAATCAATCCTCTGCTCTGATTCAGACAGTGAAGTTCTCCACCCCAGGATATGTGGCGTTGACAGAACACAATACAGGGCTATTCGGATCTCTCCTAGGACTCACTTTCGCCCTATTTCTGCATCTGAACTGTCCCCAGGAGGAGGAAGTGAGTCAGAatttgaatctgaaaaagatgAAGCAAATATCCCCATTCCTTCTCAAGTTGAGGCATTTGAAGATCCACAGGCAGATCTCAAACCACTGGAAGAAGATGCAGAGAAGGAAGGCCATTACTATGGAAAATCAGAGCTTGAGTCTGGAAAATTCCTTCCCAGGTTAAAAAAATCTGGAATGGAAAAGAGTGCTCAAACATCACTGGATTCCCAGGAGGAATCAGCTGGGATTCTGCCAGTAGGAAAGCAGAATCAGTGTTTGGAATGTAGCCTGAATGAGTCTCTGGAAATCGATTTAGAAAGCTCAGAAGCAAATTGTAAAATAATGGCACAATgtgaagaagaaattaataatttttgcAGTTGCAAAGCAGGTTGTCAGTTCCCTGCTTACGAAGATAATCCAGTTTCTTCAGGACAGCTGGAAGAGGTATGTGTCAGTGTGTATTGGTATTTGGTAAAAGCATTTGATCAGACTTTCATTCTAAAGAACAGTCATttcagacagtgaaagataggGTTAAATTATTGGAAATTTAGTTTAAATGTCTTAAAACTTAACATTCTGATGATTTTTACAGAAGGACTTAACGTGGATTTGATATTCATAAATTTGAACTAGACAGTAGACATTCTctgcaaagatatttttaaataaatcaggaTATGAgatgtttctgtgttgtcttaaTGTGCACGTACTGTGCTTAAAGCAAAGCCTGGCATGTAAGTGCTCCAGCTTTCAAAAATTGATGAATCCAGAAGTCGCTGTTTACTCTTCAAAAGGTCCtttgctcttcagaagtggcagcaaAGGGTTTCTTTACATAGGAAGCCTGTCTAATTGTCTCTGAAACACTGATTAGCTTATTGAAACTTATGttttacatgtaaaataaatTACATCTCTATAGAATTCTCTAAAATTTATCGTGGTACATGTAAAAATTAAGCCACAATCCAAATGCAACAAAATAGCTTCTACAGAACCCATACAGGTGGACTTTGCTTTATACGAAGTACGTATTCCTGAGGTTACATGAATGATATGGGGCAACCTATCAAATGAGGTTAACAGTAATAGCTTTGTTAATGGGCGTCATTGTACCATTTGACTATTCCTAAACTGAGTGAGTATACAAGAGATAACACTTAAGGCAATAACCTGTTTCACAAAAAAAGCACAGTGCTCTGCCCATTTGCAGCCATTATTTGATACAGCAGTGCCTGGCCTTTTTCCAGGGGCAGCTTTTAAGAAGACAGTTGGAGGTGTTTAGAAGTCAGGCCACCTGTGGCTGGAGAGCAGCTGTGTCGCCCTTCCTCCCATCTGTCCCCCCGCACACTCTGACCACCCTTCACATGGCTCAGTCTCACTGGTACCATGAGGCTCCCTCAAGCTCCCATGTCCCCCACTGATGCATCCCTcattcctcttctctcccctgcTGCATCCCCACCTGCATCAGAAATCATTTCTcccttcttttaattttcatgtgCTCTATGCCTCTTCTTTTAATTGCATTTGCCCTTTTTCATGAGTCATTGATGTACTTTCTTCATTAGATTATAAGCTCCTTATGGATACAGGTCATGCCTTACTCATTTGTCGGCTAGGTGCTGAGGTGTGGACCTGAGTGCATGTGATGGTCGGAAGCCCCAGAGGCAACTCGAGAATCAGTGCTCCCATGAGCTGGCCTGGGGATGTTTAGACATGAGTTGAACCCCACTGAAACGCTGAAATCTGAACTGctcagaacaacaacaaaaaataatgttGTTAAGctttatctgtttgtttattgccccacttttcttccttaaaaattc
This window encodes:
- the KIAA0232 gene encoding uncharacterized protein KIAA0232 homolog isoform X3, whose amino-acid sequence is MRPICTVVVDGLPSESSSSSYPGPVSVSEMSLLHALGPVQTWLGQELEKCGIDAMIYTRYVLSLLLHDSYDYDLQEQENDIFLGWEKGAYKKWGKSKKKCSDLTLEEMKKQAAVQCLRSASDESSGIETLVEELCSRLKDLQSQQEEKIHKKLEGSPSPEAELSPTAKDQVEMYYEAFPPLSEKPVCLQEILTVWNKSAVCSYPSSSSSSTAPPASTDTSSPKDCNSEGELIKERSSDMPTTVHEKTQSKSQNEKENKFRNGTGEERPALYKKQIRHKPEGKMRPRSWSSGSSEGGSSSSGNQGELKASMKCVKVRHKAREIRNRKGRNGQSRLSLKHGEKAERSMHAGSSSSSSGSIKQLCKRGKRPLKEMGRKDAGSTEGRDLHLESRTDREYKEEPLWYTEPIAEYFVPLSRKSKLETTYRNRQDTSDLTSEAVEELSESVHGLCISNNNIHKTYLAAGTFIDGHFVEMPAVINEDIDLTGTSFCSLPEDNKYLDDIHLSELTHFYEVDIDQSMLDPGASETMQGESRILNMIRQKSKEKTDFEAECCIVLDGMELQGERAIWTDSTSSVGAEGLFLQDLGSLAQFWECCSSSSGDADGESFGGDSPIRLSPILDSTVLNPHLLAGNQELFSDINEGSGINSCFSVFEVQCSNSVLPFSFETLNLGNENTDSSANVLGKTQSRLLIWTKNSAFEENEHCSNLSTRTCSPWSHSEETRSDNETLNIQFEESTQFNADDMNYVVPRVSSNYVDEELLDFLQDETCQQNSRTLGEIPTLVFQKKSKLESVCGIQLEQKTENKTFETTQVCSESSPRGDGYSSGVIKDIWTKMADRNSVAVVEVERIDDELFSTDVNNCCCCLDAEAKMEPLQEPNKAVQRSEYRLWEGQKENPEKRAFVSGELSKVDGGDYTTPSKPWDVAQDKENSFILGGVYGELKTFNSDGEWAVVPPGHTKGSLLQCAASDVVTIAGTDVFMTPGNSFAPGHRQLWKPFVSFEQNDQPKSGENGLNKGFSFIFHEDLLGACGNFQVEDPGLEYSFSSFDLSNPFSQVLHVECSFEPEGIASFSPSFKPKSILCSDSDSEVLHPRICGVDRTQYRAIRISPRTHFRPISASELSPGGGSESEFESEKDEANIPIPSQVEAFEDPQADLKPLEEDAEKEGHYYGKSELESGKFLPRLKKSGMEKSAQTSLDSQEESAGILPVGKQNQCLECSLNESLEIDLESSEANCKIMAQCEEEINNFCSCKAGCQFPAYEDNPVSSGQLEEFPVLNTDVQGINRSQEKQTWWEKALYSPLFPASECEECYTNAKGENGIEEYPDVKEMPSNEERLLDFNRVSSVYEARCTGERNSGAKSNGFRRKMYSSASSASEDTGSEELRTAILLKIFFFQAVKFLAI
- the KIAA0232 gene encoding uncharacterized protein KIAA0232 homolog isoform X2 — its product is MRPICTVVVDGLPSESSSSSYPGPVSVSEMSLLHALGPVQTWLGQELEKCGIDAMIYTRYVLSLLLHDSYDYDLQEQENDIFLGWEKGAYKKWGKSKKKCSDLTLEEMKKQAAVQCLRSASDESSGIETLVEELCSRLKDLQSQQEEKIHKKLEGSPSPEAELSPTAKDQVEMYYEAFPPLSEKPVCLQEILTVWNKSAVCSYPSSSSSSTAPPASTDTSSPKDCNSEGELIKERSSDMPTTVHEKTQSKSQNEKENKFRNGTGEERPALYKKQIRHKPEGKMRPRSWSSGSSEGGSSSSGNQGELKASMKCVKVRHKAREIRNRKGRNGQSRLSLKHGEKAERSMHAGSSSSSSGSIKQLCKRGKRPLKEMGRKDAGSTEGRDLHLESRTDREYKEEPLWYTEPIAEYFVPLSRKSKLETTYRNRQDTSDLTSEAVEELSESVHGLCISNNNIHKTYLAAGTFIDGHFVEMPAVINEDIDLTGTSFCSLPEDNKYLDDIHLSELTHFYEVDIDQSMLDPGASETMQGESRILNMIRQKSKEKTDFEAECCIVLDGMELQGERAIWTDSTSSVGAEGLFLQDLGSLAQFWECCSSSSGDADGESFGGDSPIRLSPILDSTVLNPHLLAGNQELFSDINEGSGINSCFSVFEVQCSNSVLPFSFETLNLGNENTDSSANVLGKTQSRLLIWTKNSAFEENEHCSNLSTRTCSPWSHSEETRSDNETLNIQFEESTQFNADDMNYVVPRVSSNYVDEELLDFLQDETCQQNSRTLGEIPTLVFQKKSKLESVCGIQLEQKTENKTFETTQVCSESSPRGDGYSSGVIKDIWTKMADRNSVAVVEVERIDDELFSTDVNNCCCCLDAEAKMEPLQEPNKAVQRSEYRLWEGQKENPEKRAFVSGELSKVDGGDYTTPSKPWDVAQDKENSFILGGVYGELKTFNSDGEWAVVPPGHTKGSLLQCAASDVVTIAGTDVFMTPGNSFAPGHRQLWKPFVSFEQNDQPKSGENGLNKGFSFIFHEDLLGACGNFQVEDPGLEYSFSSFDLSNPFSQVLHVECSFEPEGIASFSPSFKPKSILCSDSDSEVLHPRICGVDRTQYRAIRISPRTHFRPISASELSPGGGSESEFESEKDEANIPIPSQVEAFEDPQADLKPLEEDAEKEGHYYGKSELESGKFLPRLKKSGMEKSAQTSLDSQEESAGILPVGKQNQCLECSLNESLEIDLESSEANCKIMAQCEEEINNFCSCKAGCQFPAYEDNPVSSGQLEEVIHSGVPIQELQEGMYTVHGSLPSGSRECEARCVSSEETVCLEKQIPVHFPVLNTDVQGINRSQEKQTWWEKALYSPLFPASECEECYTNAKGENGIEEYPDVKEMPSNEERLLDFNRVSSVYEARCTGERNSGAKSNGFRRKMYSSASSASEDTGSEGGGAWVEPREEELFSRTHL